A genome region from Natranaeroarchaeum sulfidigenes includes the following:
- a CDS encoding class I SAM-dependent methyltransferase — MSEDALAALVEKPHAEIAIESLRDEGVYDDGRRVTDHDDGTVALPVTEPPQETDVLDVMRQTDLELRAPDLIDLLAERGWTEAELELAPGSWAVIGSVLLVTLDEDCPREGEVGEALLELHGEADTVLADGGVSGVHREPSGRIIAGVEDTETIHTEHGTRYALDLRTVMFSPGNKAERARMGAVVAGEEGPEPETDTDGPERVFDMFAGIGYFTLPMARAGARVTAAEINSTAYHFLIENAVLNDVTANVEAYRADCRDVEVSDADRVVMGYYGVETEEDESRSLEAHEFLDTAFDAVAPGGIVHVHAATPESCLWERPTERIEAAADRAGRDVEILEKRRVKSHSEGVWHVVCDVRIG; from the coding sequence ATGAGTGAGGACGCCCTCGCCGCCCTCGTCGAGAAACCCCACGCAGAGATCGCGATCGAGTCGCTCCGGGATGAGGGCGTCTACGACGACGGTCGACGGGTTACGGACCACGACGACGGCACAGTCGCGCTCCCGGTGACCGAGCCGCCACAGGAGACGGACGTCCTCGACGTCATGCGCCAGACCGACCTGGAACTCCGTGCACCCGACCTCATCGATCTACTGGCCGAGCGGGGCTGGACCGAGGCGGAACTGGAACTCGCTCCCGGCTCGTGGGCGGTGATCGGCAGTGTCCTCCTCGTGACCCTCGACGAGGACTGTCCCCGGGAGGGAGAGGTCGGCGAGGCGCTGCTGGAGCTTCACGGCGAGGCCGACACTGTGCTCGCGGACGGCGGTGTTTCGGGCGTTCACCGCGAGCCGAGCGGGCGGATTATTGCTGGCGTCGAAGATACCGAGACGATCCACACCGAACACGGCACCCGGTACGCGCTGGATCTCCGCACGGTGATGTTCTCGCCGGGGAACAAGGCCGAACGCGCCCGGATGGGCGCGGTCGTCGCAGGCGAAGAGGGACCCGAACCGGAGACCGACACCGATGGTCCCGAGCGCGTCTTCGACATGTTTGCCGGGATCGGCTACTTCACGCTCCCCATGGCTCGCGCTGGCGCACGGGTCACCGCGGCCGAAATCAACTCCACAGCCTATCACTTCCTGATCGAGAACGCCGTGCTCAACGACGTGACGGCGAACGTCGAGGCCTACCGTGCGGACTGCCGTGACGTCGAGGTCTCGGACGCCGACCGCGTGGTGATGGGCTACTACGGCGTCGAGACCGAGGAGGACGAATCGCGCTCGCTGGAAGCCCACGAGTTCTTAGACACCGCCTTCGACGCGGTTGCGCCGGGTGGCATCGTCCACGTCCACGCGGCGACGCCCGAGTCCTGCCTCTGGGAGCGGCCCACCGAGCGGATCGAAGCGGCCGCAGATCGGGCTGGACGTGACGTCGAGATCCTGGAAAAGCGGCGCGTCAAGAGCCACTCCGAAGGCGTCTGGCACGTCGTCTGTGACGTTCGGATTGGGTAG
- a CDS encoding PIN domain-containing protein has product MIALDTTFLLDYLDGEPAAGEFLESRTNKPVHAPSLALFETYRGAATSSGSDGLYRVTTRLDWIEPLAVTDGAAREAVFR; this is encoded by the coding sequence GTGATCGCTCTGGACACTACGTTTCTCCTGGACTATCTCGACGGTGAGCCTGCCGCAGGGGAATTTCTCGAATCACGCACCAACAAACCGGTCCATGCACCGTCGCTTGCGCTGTTCGAGACGTATCGCGGAGCAGCCACGTCATCGGGTTCTGACGGGCTATATCGGGTCACGACCCGTCTCGACTGGATCGAGCCGCTGGCGGTGACCGACGGGGCCGCTCGGGAGGCGGTGTTCAGATAA
- a CDS encoding nucleoside 2-deoxyribosyltransferase, whose translation MNLFFSASIRGGRDDVDLYADLINHLNRHGDVLTEHIGEQDVEAKEQAQGLTDADIYNQDVYWLREADAVIAEVTTPSLGVGYELGRAVAWDKPVLALYRPDADHELSAMVRGNPDVEVVEYETLDDARPTIDAFLSQHV comes from the coding sequence ATGAACCTATTTTTCAGCGCCTCGATCCGCGGCGGCCGCGACGATGTCGACCTCTACGCCGACCTGATCAACCACCTCAACAGGCACGGCGACGTCCTCACCGAGCACATCGGCGAGCAGGACGTCGAAGCCAAAGAACAGGCCCAGGGACTCACGGACGCCGACATCTACAATCAGGATGTCTATTGGCTTCGCGAAGCCGACGCCGTGATCGCCGAAGTAACCACCCCCAGCCTCGGCGTAGGCTACGAACTCGGTCGGGCTGTCGCCTGGGACAAACCGGTACTTGCGCTGTATCGCCCCGACGCAGATCACGAGCTGTCGGCGATGGTCCGCGGGAATCCCGATGTTGAAGTGGTCGAGTACGAGACGCTCGACGACGCCAGACCAACGATAGACGCGTTCCTGAGCCAGCACGTCTGA
- a CDS encoding CARDB domain-containing protein, producing MTETDNILTDFKEAIKADDREQTANLLDELDTAFEEAELTERQLSAQSRSVRRNRPLEPAQAETLATYDGTLSSVELTRGALLTAGSMYVADPDEVPATEVIKAIDQLREFNGALNEQSNDVEQVLTAMDVPASLVVSTSTDGGPYLKGQKVTVSLTIENAGNEPATSVFVKADSQASPEPEQFDIGNLEAGNEITEPVTIQFEKAQETTVVFEVTDEDGANAEEELLFTVNDKKALAEGALEIVATVRDQIRDDDSITGGLENSLVSQLEASENSLQRALDEIKDKHSRQANNALNTATQQLGAFLNNFEARQNGRSSLKDSKAFSITTRIEGAIENAANAKKAEI from the coding sequence ATGACAGAAACTGATAATATTCTGACCGATTTCAAAGAAGCGATCAAGGCGGACGATAGAGAACAGACGGCAAACTTACTCGATGAGCTAGATACTGCTTTCGAAGAGGCGGAACTCACAGAAAGACAGTTATCTGCCCAGTCACGGAGCGTTAGACGGAACAGACCACTGGAACCGGCCCAAGCTGAGACTCTCGCAACGTATGATGGAACGCTTAGTAGTGTCGAACTTACTCGTGGAGCACTGCTCACCGCTGGTTCGATGTATGTCGCTGACCCAGACGAGGTACCCGCTACTGAAGTGATAAAAGCAATCGATCAGCTCCGGGAGTTCAACGGAGCACTCAATGAACAATCAAACGACGTTGAGCAGGTTCTCACGGCAATGGACGTTCCAGCTTCGTTGGTCGTCTCAACGTCTACAGACGGTGGTCCCTATCTGAAAGGACAGAAAGTCACTGTCTCGCTGACCATCGAAAATGCTGGCAATGAACCGGCGACATCCGTGTTTGTCAAAGCCGACTCTCAGGCGTCACCTGAGCCAGAACAGTTCGATATAGGTAACCTCGAAGCAGGAAACGAAATCACCGAACCTGTCACGATCCAATTTGAAAAAGCGCAGGAAACGACGGTAGTTTTCGAGGTTACTGACGAAGATGGGGCTAACGCTGAAGAGGAGCTCTTGTTCACAGTCAATGATAAAAAAGCCTTGGCTGAAGGGGCGCTCGAAATTGTCGCGACAGTTCGAGACCAGATCAGGGATGACGATTCGATCACCGGTGGATTGGAAAATTCATTGGTTAGTCAGCTTGAGGCATCTGAAAATAGTCTTCAACGTGCTCTGGATGAGATCAAAGATAAGCACTCACGTCAGGCGAATAACGCTCTCAACACTGCAACTCAACAACTTGGAGCGTTTCTGAACAATTTCGAAGCGCGCCAGAACGGGCGCAGCTCTCTCAAGGACAGTAAAGCGTTCTCGATCACGACCCGGATCGAAGGCGCAATTGAAAACGCCGCGAATGCGAAAAAGGCCGAGATCTAG
- a CDS encoding DUF7344 domain-containing protein: MSADELPDRGEIFDLLSNHRRRYTIHFCKQQGETVTVSDLAEQVAAWELDKEIAEIDSAERKRVYTSLQQTHLPTLDDAGMVVYENGEVTLTEQAERMEVYMDIVPGDSIPWGEYYLGLSVIGALVLAGVWFEVLPTETVPEVGWAFAVLMLFAGSAAYHVYQGRQNRLGEMERPP; the protein is encoded by the coding sequence ATGTCTGCCGACGAGTTGCCCGACCGGGGCGAGATCTTCGATCTTCTGAGCAACCACCGCCGTCGGTACACCATCCACTTCTGCAAGCAGCAAGGCGAGACAGTGACGGTCTCGGATCTCGCCGAGCAAGTCGCGGCCTGGGAACTCGACAAGGAGATCGCAGAGATCGACTCCGCGGAGCGAAAGCGCGTCTACACCTCCCTCCAGCAGACTCATCTGCCAACGCTCGACGACGCGGGGATGGTCGTCTACGAGAACGGCGAGGTGACGCTGACCGAGCAGGCTGAACGAATGGAGGTCTACATGGACATCGTCCCCGGCGATTCGATCCCCTGGGGTGAGTACTACCTCGGGTTGTCGGTTATCGGTGCGCTGGTGTTGGCTGGAGTCTGGTTCGAGGTGCTCCCTACTGAGACTGTGCCGGAAGTCGGATGGGCGTTTGCGGTGCTGATGCTGTTTGCCGGGTCGGCGGCCTATCACGTCTATCAGGGGCGACAGAATCGGCTTGGAGAGATGGAACGGCCGCCGTGA
- a CDS encoding AAA family ATPase, which translates to MRVIGTVGLAGSGKGEAATVAEEQGVPVVTMGDVIREECRDRGLDPATQHGTVAQALREENGPAAVAERSLPLLREALDEHDTVLVDGIRSGVEVDVFEDAFGEDFFLVSIEAPFEVRAERITDRGRDADAENGGEALRERDERELGFGMDDAMDRADLTIENTDSLEAFREQVTGVIEGELV; encoded by the coding sequence ATGAGAGTAATCGGTACCGTCGGCCTCGCCGGAAGCGGCAAGGGCGAAGCCGCGACCGTCGCCGAGGAACAGGGCGTCCCCGTCGTGACGATGGGCGACGTGATCCGCGAGGAGTGTCGGGACCGGGGGCTCGATCCGGCCACCCAGCACGGCACCGTCGCGCAGGCGTTGCGCGAGGAGAACGGTCCCGCGGCCGTCGCCGAGCGCTCCCTGCCGCTGCTCCGGGAGGCTCTGGATGAGCACGACACCGTTCTCGTCGACGGCATCCGTAGCGGCGTCGAGGTCGACGTCTTCGAGGACGCGTTCGGCGAGGACTTTTTCCTCGTCAGCATCGAGGCACCCTTCGAAGTGCGAGCCGAACGAATCACCGACCGGGGACGCGATGCAGACGCAGAAAACGGCGGTGAGGCGCTCCGCGAGCGCGACGAGCGCGAACTCGGCTTCGGGATGGACGACGCGATGGATCGGGCGGACCTGACAATCGAGAACACCGACAGTCTGGAGGCGTTTCGCGAGCAAGTTACGGGCGTCATCGAGGGGGAACTCGTATGA
- the htpX gene encoding zinc metalloprotease HtpX has translation MQWKADWGLRARMGLTMFLLFALYIVFFAAIWAYTGGSIVIAAMLIGGFSFVQYFYSDKLALRSMGAKTVSEEDYPQLHAQVARLSQQANLPKPKVAVADDRVPNAFATGRNQRNAAVCVTTGLLKQLNDDELEGVIAHELAHIKNRDVMVMTIASFLSTLAFMIVRWGAIFGGGRNRQGGGIIVAILISLVVWIISYILIRALSRYREYAADRGAASITGKPDALASALMTISGEMEKIPTNDMRDEAEMNAFFIIPISKGSIAKLFSTHPPTEKRIEQLNQLSAEMSGR, from the coding sequence ATGCAGTGGAAAGCCGACTGGGGTCTCCGCGCCCGAATGGGTCTCACTATGTTCCTCCTGTTCGCCCTCTATATCGTCTTCTTCGCGGCGATCTGGGCCTACACCGGGGGGAGCATCGTCATCGCCGCCATGCTGATCGGCGGCTTCTCCTTTGTCCAGTACTTCTACAGTGACAAGTTAGCTCTCCGGAGTATGGGTGCAAAGACCGTAAGCGAAGAGGACTACCCGCAGTTGCACGCACAGGTCGCCCGGCTCTCTCAACAGGCCAACCTGCCAAAGCCGAAAGTCGCGGTTGCCGACGATCGGGTACCCAACGCCTTCGCGACCGGGCGGAACCAGCGCAACGCAGCGGTCTGTGTGACGACCGGGCTTCTCAAACAGTTGAACGACGACGAGCTGGAGGGCGTGATCGCCCACGAACTCGCCCACATCAAGAACCGGGACGTCATGGTGATGACCATCGCCTCGTTCCTCTCGACGCTCGCCTTTATGATCGTCCGATGGGGCGCGATCTTCGGCGGCGGGCGAAATCGTCAGGGCGGCGGTATCATCGTTGCGATCCTGATCTCGCTGGTCGTCTGGATCATCAGCTACATCCTGATCCGGGCGCTGAGTCGCTACCGCGAGTACGCGGCCGACCGCGGCGCGGCGTCGATCACGGGCAAGCCCGACGCGCTGGCCTCGGCGCTGATGACGATCTCGGGTGAGATGGAGAAGATTCCGACCAACGACATGCGCGACGAGGCCGAAATGAACGCCTTCTTCATCATCCCGATCTCGAAGGGCTCGATCGCCAAACTGTTCAGTACGCACCCGCCGACCGAGAAGCGCATCGAGCAGCTGAATCAGCTCAGCGCCGAAATGAGCGGGCGGTAA
- a CDS encoding 60S ribosomal export protein NMD3, with amino-acid sequence MSESRAFCPRCGDSIETPLEVREARRGDAALCDDCYFEEFELIDAPDRVQVLVCATCGAVHRGNRWIDIGAEDYTDVAIDEVTEALAVHIDVDEFSWQVEPEQVDETTIRMHCYFTGLVGEEPVEEQVTVPVRISRQTCQRCGRISGDYYASIVQLRGVDRTPTAEEISRTKEIANEVVAEMEATGDRDAFVTEMKENDDGLNIRLSTNKIGMKVSQRVVDEFGGSFNDAETLVTEDSDGNEVYRVTYAIRLPPYRPGHIIDPKDDDEGPVLVTSARGNLKGTYLTTGERYEASYEDGDSPDARRLGSVEDGEETTLVTVEDDHAVQVLDPETYRAKTIARPDYLDPDAETVTVLKSRAGLHVLPEDGRSQRQRTDE; translated from the coding sequence ATGAGCGAATCCCGTGCCTTCTGCCCGCGCTGTGGCGACTCCATCGAGACGCCACTCGAAGTGCGGGAGGCCCGCCGCGGCGACGCCGCCCTCTGTGATGACTGTTACTTCGAGGAGTTCGAGCTGATCGACGCACCCGACCGCGTGCAGGTGCTCGTGTGTGCGACCTGTGGCGCGGTCCACCGGGGCAACCGCTGGATCGACATCGGCGCGGAGGACTACACCGACGTGGCCATCGACGAGGTGACCGAGGCGCTCGCGGTCCACATCGACGTCGACGAGTTCTCCTGGCAGGTCGAGCCCGAGCAGGTCGACGAGACAACGATCCGGATGCACTGTTACTTCACCGGCCTCGTCGGGGAGGAACCGGTCGAGGAACAGGTGACCGTCCCGGTCAGGATCTCCCGCCAGACCTGCCAGCGCTGCGGGCGCATCTCGGGCGATTACTACGCCAGCATCGTCCAGCTGCGCGGAGTCGATCGGACGCCGACCGCCGAGGAGATCAGCCGGACGAAAGAGATCGCCAACGAAGTCGTCGCCGAGATGGAGGCCACGGGCGACCGGGATGCGTTTGTTACGGAAATGAAAGAGAACGACGACGGGCTGAACATCCGCCTGTCAACGAACAAGATCGGGATGAAGGTATCCCAGCGTGTCGTCGACGAGTTCGGCGGGAGCTTCAACGACGCCGAAACGCTGGTCACCGAGGATTCCGACGGCAACGAGGTCTACCGGGTAACCTACGCGATCCGTCTCCCTCCCTATCGGCCGGGCCACATCATTGACCCGAAAGACGACGACGAAGGGCCGGTGCTCGTGACCAGCGCCCGCGGTAACCTGAAAGGGACCTACCTCACCACCGGCGAGCGCTACGAGGCGTCCTACGAGGACGGCGATTCACCGGACGCCCGCCGACTCGGCAGCGTCGAGGACGGCGAGGAGACCACCCTCGTGACGGTCGAGGATGACCACGCAGTGCAGGTGCTCGACCCCGAGACCTACCGCGCGAAGACGATCGCACGGCCCGACTATCTCGACCCCGATGCCGAGACGGTAACCGTGCTCAAGAGCCGTGCGGGATTGCACGTCCTCCCTGAAGACGGGCGATCGCAACGCCAGCGTACTGATGAGTGA
- a CDS encoding nucleoside recognition protein, which translates to MTTLSTLLLSDVLPRILTIALAIGVGVTLANLAVEFGAVEYIAVLSKPLTGPANLPNEVGTAILTTATSTTAGYGMLAEFRESGLLDDRATLVAVTINTFFGFVQHIFTFYIPVLIPILGVQVGVLYVGARAGIALAITLTGILAGALLLTERNVDPTAMESVEGPDDEPRSRREKVRSALQRTWKLLRKIVPRLAIIYAVVVVLIESYDIAEALDFAAPLSGLLELPPEAIPVIAIYAVDTTAGAVAIAPQLGDPFTATQAVVAMLVGGVVSFAFSTFRRSIPFQYSIWGAEFGTKVIIVNTVLKIVFISLTVALLLVV; encoded by the coding sequence GTGACAACCCTCTCCACCCTCCTCCTCTCTGACGTCCTCCCCCGAATCCTCACCATCGCCCTCGCAATCGGCGTCGGCGTCACGCTCGCGAACCTCGCCGTCGAGTTCGGCGCAGTCGAGTACATCGCTGTCCTCTCGAAACCACTCACTGGTCCGGCGAACCTCCCAAACGAGGTCGGCACGGCTATCCTCACCACCGCAACCTCGACAACCGCGGGCTACGGCATGCTCGCGGAGTTTCGCGAATCCGGCCTGCTCGACGACCGGGCGACCCTCGTCGCCGTCACCATCAACACGTTCTTCGGCTTCGTCCAGCACATCTTCACCTTCTACATTCCAGTCCTCATCCCCATCCTCGGCGTCCAGGTCGGCGTGCTCTACGTCGGTGCACGCGCTGGCATCGCGCTGGCGATCACGCTCACCGGGATTCTCGCCGGGGCGCTCTTGCTCACCGAGCGCAACGTCGATCCGACTGCGATGGAGTCGGTCGAGGGGCCAGATGACGAGCCACGATCGCGCCGTGAAAAGGTTCGGAGCGCACTCCAACGCACCTGGAAACTGCTCCGGAAGATCGTCCCACGTCTGGCGATAATCTACGCCGTCGTGGTCGTCCTGATCGAGTCCTACGACATCGCAGAAGCGCTCGATTTCGCCGCGCCGCTGTCGGGCCTGCTCGAGCTCCCGCCCGAGGCGATCCCGGTGATCGCGATTTACGCCGTCGACACGACTGCCGGGGCGGTCGCCATCGCGCCACAGCTCGGTGATCCCTTTACTGCTACGCAGGCAGTGGTCGCCATGCTCGTCGGAGGAGTAGTCTCTTTTGCGTTCTCGACGTTCAGACGATCGATCCCGTTTCAGTACAGCATCTGGGGTGCTGAGTTCGGGACGAAAGTGATCATCGTCAACACCGTGTTGAAAATCGTCTTTATCAGCCTGACCGTCGCGCTGTTGCTGGTCGTCTAG
- a CDS encoding RNA-binding domain-containing protein: MIYSIDVEITAPVRDTEVTDRVSDAVTNLFPEAEVTEAHGEIRGEAHSMDHFSEQLHRQEILDTARGAFFENHNRDVFTFELKKGPAFEGRVNFAVGNPDELGDMHVRVYVDEPSVEEFIDAVAPPTEDGKPITSDEH, encoded by the coding sequence ATGATATACAGCATCGACGTCGAGATCACGGCACCAGTACGGGATACTGAAGTCACCGACCGCGTGAGCGACGCGGTGACCAACCTCTTCCCCGAGGCAGAGGTAACTGAGGCACACGGCGAGATCCGCGGCGAAGCGCACTCGATGGATCACTTCTCCGAACAGCTCCACCGCCAGGAGATCCTCGATACCGCCCGTGGGGCGTTCTTCGAGAACCATAACCGCGATGTCTTCACCTTCGAGCTGAAGAAAGGCCCCGCATTCGAGGGACGGGTCAACTTCGCCGTCGGCAATCCCGACGAGCTGGGCGATATGCACGTTCGGGTCTACGTCGACGAGCCGTCAGTCGAGGAGTTTATCGATGCCGTTGCGCCGCCGACCGAGGACGGGAAGCCGATCACGAGCGACGAGCACTAG